Proteins found in one Desulfatibacillum aliphaticivorans DSM 15576 genomic segment:
- a CDS encoding tetratricopeptide repeat protein produces MNTLNERNMSGSAGDAGLGKDLLGANEMIWLAVLLAVCFWLYWPTLTGPFIFDDMHNIQYNQDVQINSVSSEALMQAAFSNPDFFRPLPMASFGLNHFFHGLNTKGYHLVNICIHFLTGAFLFLFFRQMFMLPFSGVKMKNATLPAALAALLWMAHPVQTQSVAYIVQRMNAMAGMFFILTLLLYLYARTSTDKRRAYILFGLCVLSAFCALASKENTLVLPVIILLMEWFFFRDLSKNWLTGNWWKIILGLAAFGALAWMAVGEDAVGMLSETYASREFSMWERVMTEWRVVVWYISLLAAPLPSRMTLLHDFPISHSLFSPWQTLPALGIIIALIVLAIALAKKERLISFAILWFFITLAIESSVIGLELVFEHRLYVPSMMLAAALVALAFRVIATPMAAALIILCLTAAFGWSAYERNTLWGDGVALMQDCAAKFYDARPYYNLGHTQLITGDLPAAAESYKKGLQLDKRWLDSHSDGKPLRVKLVQHRVGVSYTAYSAILYEMGNIEEAVQGYYRALTYKPDSDLALNNLGLIMAKNGKLQEAVEYYEKSLAANPQSAETMANMGDAQVALGNLEKAKGFYTQALSVDTDSFRVHASMGKLLINLGEFQQGVDQFAAALAIDHQDQETQNDLLLALRILNEIERLEDAIQTQPNQPANYFALAKLLGRYNKTDRAEQLCLQGLEKAPSDPNGLNQLAKVRMDQGRYGEAEKLLLETARVLGENIPSLYNLACMYARQNKKQEAVKYLKAAVDKGFGSWELLQTDPDMANIRDTKFVKDLMRQQAGGTSATDMG; encoded by the coding sequence ATGAATACGCTGAATGAACGCAACATGTCCGGTTCCGCGGGAGACGCCGGCTTAGGCAAAGATCTTCTCGGCGCAAACGAGATGATTTGGCTGGCCGTTTTACTCGCCGTCTGTTTTTGGTTGTATTGGCCCACACTCACAGGGCCTTTTATTTTTGATGATATGCACAATATTCAATATAACCAGGACGTACAAATCAACTCCGTTAGTTCAGAGGCCCTGATGCAGGCCGCCTTTTCCAACCCCGATTTTTTCCGCCCGCTGCCTATGGCGTCCTTTGGCTTGAATCATTTTTTTCACGGGCTGAATACAAAAGGCTACCACCTGGTCAATATTTGCATTCACTTCCTAACCGGGGCCTTTTTGTTTTTGTTTTTCCGGCAAATGTTCATGCTGCCTTTTTCCGGCGTTAAAATGAAAAATGCGACCCTCCCTGCGGCCCTGGCCGCTTTGCTGTGGATGGCGCATCCGGTCCAGACCCAAAGCGTTGCATACATCGTCCAACGCATGAACGCCATGGCCGGCATGTTTTTCATCCTTACCCTGCTGCTTTATTTATACGCCAGGACAAGCACGGATAAGCGGCGGGCGTATATTTTGTTCGGGCTGTGCGTACTCTCTGCATTTTGTGCGTTAGCCTCCAAAGAAAACACCTTGGTACTGCCGGTGATCATTCTACTCATGGAATGGTTTTTCTTTCGTGACTTGTCCAAGAACTGGCTGACGGGAAATTGGTGGAAGATCATCCTGGGTCTGGCGGCCTTCGGAGCCCTGGCGTGGATGGCCGTGGGCGAAGACGCCGTGGGAATGTTGAGCGAAACCTACGCCAGCCGGGAGTTTTCCATGTGGGAAAGGGTGATGACCGAATGGCGGGTGGTGGTGTGGTATATAAGCCTGCTGGCGGCGCCTTTGCCTTCCCGCATGACTTTGCTGCACGATTTTCCCATCTCCCATTCCTTGTTTTCCCCTTGGCAGACATTGCCTGCACTGGGAATTATAATCGCCCTTATCGTCCTGGCTATTGCGCTGGCGAAAAAGGAGCGCCTGATTTCATTTGCCATCTTGTGGTTTTTCATAACCCTTGCCATAGAATCATCCGTCATTGGGCTTGAATTGGTTTTCGAGCACAGGCTCTACGTCCCTTCCATGATGCTGGCGGCGGCTTTGGTTGCTCTGGCCTTCCGGGTTATTGCAACGCCTATGGCTGCGGCCCTTATAATCTTATGCCTAACAGCGGCCTTTGGTTGGTCGGCCTATGAGCGAAATACGTTATGGGGCGATGGCGTGGCTCTGATGCAGGACTGTGCAGCAAAGTTCTATGACGCTCGGCCCTATTATAATCTTGGCCACACCCAGCTCATAACGGGAGATCTGCCAGCCGCAGCCGAAAGCTATAAAAAGGGTTTGCAGCTTGACAAAAGGTGGCTGGATTCTCATTCAGACGGAAAGCCTTTACGGGTAAAGCTGGTCCAACACCGAGTGGGAGTCTCCTATACGGCTTATTCCGCTATTTTATACGAGATGGGAAATATTGAGGAGGCCGTCCAGGGGTACTACAGGGCGCTTACATATAAACCGGACTCCGACCTTGCCTTAAACAACCTGGGACTCATCATGGCGAAAAACGGCAAGCTCCAGGAGGCGGTGGAGTATTATGAAAAGTCCCTGGCCGCCAACCCCCAAAGCGCGGAAACCATGGCCAACATGGGGGACGCTCAGGTCGCGCTGGGAAACCTGGAAAAGGCCAAAGGATTTTACACACAGGCTTTGTCCGTGGACACCGATTCCTTCCGGGTGCATGCCAGCATGGGGAAGCTGCTGATCAACCTGGGCGAGTTTCAGCAAGGCGTAGACCAATTCGCCGCCGCCCTGGCAATCGATCATCAGGATCAGGAAACCCAAAACGATCTTTTGCTGGCGTTGCGAATATTAAACGAGATCGAGCGCCTGGAAGACGCCATACAAACCCAGCCGAACCAGCCTGCCAACTATTTTGCTCTCGCCAAACTGTTGGGGCGTTACAATAAAACGGACCGGGCCGAGCAATTGTGCCTGCAGGGCCTGGAAAAGGCGCCTTCCGACCCAAACGGCCTTAATCAATTGGCTAAAGTCAGGATGGATCAGGGGCGGTACGGCGAGGCGGAAAAGCTGCTTTTGGAAACGGCCCGGGTTTTGGGGGAAAACATCCCCTCCTTGTACAACCTGGCTTGCATGTACGCACGGCAGAACAAAAAGCAGGAGGCCGTCAAATACCTGAAGGCGGCGGTTGACAAGGGCTTTGGTTCGTGGGAATTACTGCAGACCGATCCGGACATGGCTAATATTCGAGACACCAAATTTGTTAAGGACTTGATGCGTCAACAGGCAGGCGGGACCAGCGCAACGGACATGGGTTAA
- a CDS encoding tetratricopeptide repeat protein produces the protein MKTKPVPDAAPGGEASKAAPGGKGLYWGIAAFILFPLLTLVLYHGVLHGPMIFDDLAQIKNNFPLQQQSLDLRNILEGLKESRLAGRFAANFTLMINYRFGLLDPYGYHLVNLGVHAVTGILVFFLLRVTLLLSGTGENFHENRANLIAFLAALLWLVHPLGTQTTSYIVQRMNGLSTLFFAAALLSYIRGRMQNRRIYFLLCGLFFALSLGSKEIGLVLPVIIVIYEWYFFQDLDPAWLKRGLPWLGGAVLLGALAGFVYFDFHPVQGVMNYYGIRDFTPMERILTQFRVVLMYLTLIILPLPGRMNLEHDFPLSHSLFDPISTFISLLIILGLLGAAAALAKKHRIVSFAILWYFATLALESSFIPIELVFEHRTYLPSIMVILALTLLLFQALSSPRSAVAACVCAALLLSIGTVYRNRVWADNLVLMADCLKKSPNKSRVLQNYAVELSDDKVGRYGEAVVYYQRALRQDPDNAKCNIFLGALMARLGMLHQGAKYIQRGLTLEPDNYKGLYQMGMLLMRANKPEEALTYFNKSVELEPRYAPAVHNQGLAYQVLGDQQKALQCIKRSIELAPTDPRGHHNYAMLLKKMGDYEGAKRHLWLALEFAQKQGMDNNVSQARAELKALEGRI, from the coding sequence ATGAAAACCAAACCCGTCCCAGACGCCGCTCCCGGAGGCGAGGCTTCCAAGGCCGCTCCCGGAGGCAAAGGCCTATACTGGGGGATTGCAGCCTTCATCCTATTCCCGCTGCTGACCCTGGTGCTCTACCATGGCGTATTGCACGGCCCCATGATCTTCGATGACCTGGCCCAGATTAAGAATAACTTCCCTTTGCAGCAACAGAGTCTTGATCTGAGAAACATCCTGGAAGGCCTGAAGGAATCCCGCCTGGCGGGCCGTTTTGCAGCCAACTTTACCTTAATGATTAACTATAGGTTTGGCTTGCTGGATCCCTATGGCTACCACCTTGTGAATCTGGGCGTCCACGCTGTAACGGGCATTTTGGTTTTTTTCCTGCTCCGGGTGACGTTGCTGCTCTCAGGGACGGGTGAAAACTTCCATGAAAACAGGGCGAATCTGATAGCTTTTTTAGCGGCGCTTCTATGGCTGGTCCATCCCTTGGGAACCCAGACCACATCCTACATCGTCCAGAGGATGAACGGGCTTTCCACCCTGTTTTTTGCAGCGGCGCTGCTATCGTACATCCGCGGGCGAATGCAAAACCGCAGGATTTATTTTCTTTTGTGCGGGCTGTTTTTCGCCTTGTCCCTCGGATCCAAGGAGATCGGCCTGGTTCTGCCCGTGATCATCGTAATCTACGAATGGTATTTTTTTCAGGATCTGGATCCCGCATGGCTGAAGCGCGGCCTTCCCTGGTTGGGCGGGGCCGTCCTGCTAGGCGCCCTTGCCGGGTTCGTCTATTTTGACTTCCATCCTGTTCAGGGAGTCATGAACTATTACGGAATTCGGGATTTCACCCCCATGGAACGGATCCTGACCCAGTTTCGGGTGGTCCTGATGTATCTGACCCTGATTATCCTGCCTCTTCCCGGCCGGATGAACCTGGAGCATGACTTTCCCCTGTCCCATTCCCTGTTTGACCCCATAAGCACATTCATTTCCTTGCTCATCATCCTGGGGCTGCTGGGCGCGGCCGCCGCCTTGGCCAAAAAGCACAGAATCGTGAGCTTCGCCATTCTTTGGTATTTTGCAACCCTTGCTTTGGAGTCCTCATTCATTCCCATTGAACTGGTCTTTGAACACAGGACCTACCTGCCGTCCATAATGGTCATCCTGGCCTTGACGTTGCTTCTCTTTCAGGCTCTGTCAAGTCCGAGGAGCGCGGTCGCGGCGTGCGTCTGTGCGGCTCTCTTGCTTTCCATAGGCACGGTGTACAGAAACCGCGTCTGGGCCGACAACCTGGTCCTCATGGCCGATTGCTTGAAGAAGAGCCCCAACAAGAGCAGGGTGCTGCAAAATTACGCCGTGGAGTTGAGCGACGACAAGGTGGGCAGATACGGGGAGGCGGTTGTTTATTACCAGCGGGCTTTGAGGCAAGACCCGGACAACGCCAAATGCAACATATTTTTAGGGGCCTTGATGGCGCGTCTGGGCATGCTTCATCAGGGGGCTAAATATATTCAACGCGGCCTGACACTGGAGCCCGATAATTACAAGGGGCTTTACCAAATGGGAATGTTGCTCATGCGGGCCAACAAGCCGGAGGAAGCCCTCACTTACTTTAACAAGTCCGTGGAGTTGGAGCCCAGATACGCCCCTGCGGTCCACAACCAGGGCCTGGCCTATCAAGTTCTTGGCGACCAGCAAAAAGCCCTGCAATGCATCAAACGATCCATTGAATTAGCGCCCACCGATCCTCGCGGACATCATAATTACGCCATGCTGCTGAAGAAAATGGGCGACTATGAGGGGGCCAAACGCCACCTTTGGCTGGCTTTGGAGTTTGCGCAAAAGCAGGGGATGGATAACAACGTCTCTCAGGCCCGCGCTGAACTAAAAGCATTGGAGGGCCGCATATGA
- a CDS encoding DUF6160 family protein produces MKKLVILAAILMLVPGMALADMGLLNESSLNDVTGQVGITIDQTLKATIGAVEWTDADGYHTTTPATGTLGALELNTITIDDGGDAISMTGLTIDADDASLVIGLPAMTGDISVGNIYLTDGSTAATTSNSLGSLTISDLNMSGSTVTIMPH; encoded by the coding sequence ATGAAGAAATTAGTTATTTTGGCGGCAATCCTGATGCTCGTTCCCGGAATGGCTCTGGCGGACATGGGTCTGTTGAACGAAAGCTCCCTGAACGACGTCACTGGTCAGGTAGGCATCACCATCGACCAAACCCTGAAGGCAACCATCGGAGCGGTGGAATGGACCGACGCCGACGGTTACCACACCACTACGCCCGCCACCGGAACCTTAGGCGCCCTGGAACTGAACACCATCACTATTGACGACGGCGGCGACGCTATCTCCATGACCGGCCTGACCATTGACGCTGATGACGCCTCTCTGGTCATCGGCCTGCCCGCCATGACGGGCGACATCTCCGTTGGCAACATCTATCTCACCGACGGATCCACCGCCGCCACCACGAGCAACAGCCTGGGCTCCCTGACCATTTCCGACCTGAACATGAGCGGCAGCACCGTCACCATCATGCCTCACTAG
- a CDS encoding DUF6160 family protein translates to MKTLAIIVVVLLMAPIAAQARMESMSEDSMGVIHGQVGITINFETHLSDSYVAITDSDGDDDAYPNQGALTLYGLDITGTGTGGNMVVTGLTLDVGTDGGGSPALCIGLPEIVGDVQIDEVRIGGSATAGDSLGAITWGNINYAPTTCTVYPH, encoded by the coding sequence ATGAAAACGCTGGCGATTATAGTGGTGGTTTTATTAATGGCGCCGATTGCCGCCCAGGCCCGCATGGAAAGCATGTCGGAGGACTCCATGGGAGTCATCCACGGGCAGGTGGGAATCACCATTAATTTTGAAACCCACCTGAGCGACAGCTACGTTGCAATCACGGATTCAGACGGCGACGATGACGCCTACCCCAACCAGGGCGCCCTGACCCTATACGGTCTGGACATAACCGGAACCGGGACAGGCGGCAATATGGTGGTGACCGGATTGACTCTGGACGTAGGCACCGACGGCGGCGGGAGCCCGGCCTTGTGCATCGGGCTTCCGGAAATCGTAGGCGACGTGCAGATAGATGAGGTGCGCATAGGCGGCTCGGCCACGGCAGGAGATTCCCTTGGCGCAATCACCTGGGGCAACATCAACTACGCCCCCACCACCTGTACGGTGTACCCGCACTAG
- a CDS encoding DUF6160 family protein: MTRFAVIVMLMLTLPMTVFARMDSLTEEAMGEVTGQTGITIDLTWQLLDSYLAWTDNDGFGTTVSQNPGSLTLYGITIDDGGAPITISGITLDVGTNGSGDSYLMMGLPTIEGQLGIQEIYIGSQVASGGSLGRVFIGDLNMENSTIRVTPH, translated from the coding sequence ATGACTCGATTCGCTGTCATAGTCATGTTGATGCTGACTTTGCCGATGACCGTCTTCGCCCGCATGGACTCCCTCACGGAGGAAGCCATGGGCGAAGTGACAGGCCAGACCGGCATCACTATCGACTTGACGTGGCAGTTGCTGGACTCGTATCTGGCATGGACCGATAATGACGGTTTCGGCACAACGGTTTCCCAGAACCCGGGTTCCCTCACCTTGTACGGGATTACCATAGATGATGGCGGCGCGCCCATCACCATCTCGGGCATAACCCTGGATGTGGGAACCAATGGAAGCGGGGACTCCTATCTGATGATGGGGCTGCCGACCATCGAGGGCCAACTGGGCATTCAGGAGATCTACATAGGCTCCCAGGTTGCCTCCGGCGGGTCCTTGGGCCGGGTTTTCATCGGGGACCTGAATATGGAGAACAGCACGATTCGAGTCACGCCTCACTGA
- a CDS encoding DUF6160 family protein, with amino-acid sequence MAKTIYAFIVAFACMALFSPLGFCGMSALEDEDLSEVTGQVGITIDVAFEATSGYLSLMDYDGFPDDTGGYNDRACITLGDFWANGGSAGTPVTGDGWTIDVGSDGTSSYLILGIGTLTEDDDSGWGFNSFKIGKDPDVGFNIGSIAMTGIQMGGSTIRIEPIP; translated from the coding sequence ATGGCAAAAACAATATATGCATTCATAGTAGCCTTTGCCTGTATGGCGTTATTTTCGCCATTGGGTTTTTGCGGCATGTCGGCCCTTGAGGATGAAGATCTGTCCGAAGTCACGGGACAAGTGGGAATCACCATTGACGTGGCTTTCGAAGCGACTTCCGGCTACCTGTCTCTAATGGACTATGACGGCTTCCCCGACGACACCGGGGGCTACAATGACCGTGCGTGCATCACTCTGGGCGATTTTTGGGCCAACGGCGGTTCGGCCGGAACTCCGGTCACCGGAGACGGGTGGACCATAGACGTGGGAAGCGACGGCACAAGCTCCTATCTGATCCTGGGCATCGGCACGCTTACGGAAGACGATGACTCCGGATGGGGATTTAACTCCTTTAAAATCGGCAAGGACCCGGACGTTGGATTTAACATCGGAAGCATTGCCATGACAGGTATTCAAATGGGCGGAAGCACCATACGCATCGAGCCGATTCCTTAG
- a CDS encoding C39 family peptidase — MHVLAGFLIGVAMLTGFYEPQPLPQGTYMVQTGLQQPIAPRTSLPALSEHRYHNIVRQMYDYSCGSAALTTLLNYYLGENLTEPHIINGLLTYGDVERISQSRAFSLLDMKSLVEILGYEAHGYKAEIDDAKKLKIPYIVSIDLFGYLHFVVVKGIYNGHVMIADPSMGNISFPLATFERLWYKNVIFVVLPKTSNSYRTPGGRKAAVYAAAPGSGNGYGNGNGYGNGNGYGNGNGYGNGNGYGNGNGYGNGNGYGNGNGYGNGYGNGYGNGYGNGYGNGAGSGPANNRSKIPSSPEEINALGLYYGGIQGNSLDGALEPNSHGNGNGFGNGDGFGNGNGLGNSDPLGNKNGYSNSEGFGNGDGFGNGNGFGNGNGYGNGNGYGNGNGYGNGEDGANGGLYVDGVGNAGNRRFHALELTENDLRFIDNEMARQIMAFTTPQPSILASQFEADYVTGMAINKITYRVAPGHVLFSSPDASTSSSASTRFEIRVSNESSNSDSGTATVVTN, encoded by the coding sequence ATGCACGTTCTGGCAGGCTTTTTAATCGGCGTAGCTATGCTGACCGGATTTTATGAACCTCAGCCTCTTCCTCAGGGGACTTACATGGTTCAGACCGGCCTGCAGCAGCCTATTGCTCCCCGGACGTCTTTGCCCGCCTTGTCGGAACACCGATACCACAACATTGTGCGCCAGATGTACGACTACAGCTGCGGCTCCGCAGCCCTGACCACTCTGCTCAACTACTACCTGGGCGAAAATCTCACCGAACCCCACATTATCAACGGACTGCTGACTTACGGAGACGTGGAGCGCATATCTCAGAGCCGGGCTTTTTCCTTGCTGGACATGAAGAGCCTGGTGGAAATCCTCGGGTATGAAGCCCATGGATACAAAGCTGAAATAGACGACGCAAAAAAACTCAAAATTCCATATATCGTATCCATCGACCTATTCGGCTATCTGCATTTCGTGGTTGTCAAAGGCATTTATAACGGACACGTAATGATTGCGGATCCATCCATGGGCAACATCAGTTTCCCTCTGGCTACCTTTGAACGATTATGGTATAAGAACGTCATCTTTGTCGTATTGCCTAAAACCTCCAATTCCTATCGAACTCCAGGCGGAAGAAAGGCCGCCGTATACGCCGCTGCACCAGGTTCGGGCAACGGATACGGCAATGGAAACGGATACGGAAACGGTAACGGCTATGGCAACGGTAACGGCTATGGCAACGGAAACGGCTATGGCAACGGAAACGGCTATGGCAACGGAAACGGCTATGGCAACGGAAACGGATACGGAAACGGCTATGGCAACGGCTATGGCAACGGATACGGAAACGGATACGGCAACGGGGCGGGTTCCGGCCCTGCAAACAACCGATCAAAAATTCCATCCTCGCCGGAGGAAATCAACGCATTAGGCCTTTACTATGGAGGCATTCAGGGAAATAGTCTGGATGGAGCCTTGGAACCCAATTCCCATGGTAACGGAAACGGCTTTGGAAACGGCGACGGATTTGGAAATGGAAACGGTTTGGGAAACAGCGACCCATTAGGGAATAAAAACGGGTACAGCAACAGCGAGGGGTTTGGTAACGGGGATGGGTTCGGAAACGGAAACGGCTTTGGAAACGGCAATGGCTATGGCAATGGTAACGGCTATGGCAATGGAAACGGCTACGGCAATGGAGAAGACGGCGCCAACGGCGGTCTTTATGTAGACGGCGTTGGAAACGCCGGCAATCGCCGCTTCCATGCATTGGAATTAACCGAAAACGACCTCCGTTTTATAGACAATGAGATGGCTCGCCAAATTATGGCGTTTACTACCCCACAACCCTCCATTCTTGCTTCGCAATTCGAGGCGGATTACGTGACAGGCATGGCGATCAACAAGATCACTTACCGGGTTGCTCCCGGCCATGTGCTATTTTCCTCCCCGGATGCGTCCACCAGCTCCTCCGCAAGTACGCGTTTTGAAATACGGGTTTCCAACGAAAGTTCTAATTCAGACAGCGGTACGGCGACAGTGGTGACCAACTAG
- a CDS encoding SH3 type 3 domain-containing protein, with the protein MPRHLILITVILGMVLSLGALPVLAADSEGQAAGSQVEAFRTLQERLDSLEDELDLYKREANARKALMPTKEEASERRKTEEVLRATEEDTAEFVLLKSRTIEMRYSLAYSHSSYDRVATETADGLAYQYVDIERESYYSLINSIGVGYGLMDKVSLSASIPFIYKYQVSGEDQSISDLGDMSFGLSYQAKQETAKWPAILMSFGYVAPTGRSPYKIDPDNEMSTGDGAHSFSVGASFSKLLDPVIVFGAVTGGYSARVTGLDQKRSDGYTTVMVLEEVRPGHTISYAFGIGFSLSYTTSLTFRFNASHTSSAEFRLRSLYGYDARVYEGDDSSTASFSISTGWRLSPKTTLSVGLGYGLIGIESYSINASIPFEFSL; encoded by the coding sequence TTGCCACGCCATCTTATTTTAATCACGGTTATTTTGGGAATGGTTCTGAGCCTTGGCGCCCTTCCTGTTTTGGCGGCTGACTCAGAAGGCCAAGCCGCGGGTTCGCAGGTGGAAGCGTTCAGGACCTTGCAGGAGCGTCTTGACAGCCTGGAAGATGAACTGGACCTCTATAAACGGGAAGCCAACGCCAGAAAAGCGCTGATGCCCACCAAGGAGGAGGCCTCGGAACGCAGAAAAACCGAAGAGGTTTTGAGAGCGACGGAAGAGGACACGGCTGAATTTGTGCTTTTGAAAAGCCGCACCATTGAAATGCGGTACAGCCTGGCCTACAGTCATTCATCCTACGACCGCGTCGCCACGGAGACCGCGGACGGCCTGGCCTATCAGTACGTGGATATTGAGCGGGAAAGCTATTACAGCCTGATCAACTCCATCGGCGTGGGCTACGGCCTTATGGATAAGGTTTCCCTGAGCGCGTCCATTCCTTTTATTTATAAATATCAGGTATCGGGCGAGGATCAAAGCATTTCCGATTTGGGGGACATGTCTTTTGGGCTTTCGTACCAGGCGAAGCAAGAGACGGCCAAGTGGCCCGCCATCCTGATGTCTTTCGGTTATGTGGCGCCTACGGGCAGAAGCCCCTACAAAATTGATCCTGACAACGAAATGTCCACAGGCGACGGGGCTCATTCATTCAGCGTGGGCGCCAGCTTCAGCAAACTCCTGGACCCTGTCATTGTTTTCGGCGCCGTTACCGGGGGCTATTCCGCCCGGGTTACGGGACTGGATCAGAAGCGCTCGGACGGCTACACGACGGTAATGGTACTGGAAGAAGTCCGGCCAGGCCATACAATCAGCTACGCCTTCGGGATTGGCTTTTCCTTATCCTACACGACGTCGCTTACGTTCAGGTTTAACGCCAGCCATACATCCAGCGCCGAGTTCCGGCTTCGGTCTTTGTACGGCTATGATGCCAGAGTCTACGAGGGTGACGACTCTAGCACTGCTTCATTCAGCATTTCCACCGGCTGGAGATTGTCTCCCAAGACGACTCTTTCCGTGGGCCTTGGCTACGGGTTGATCGGTATAGAAAGCTACTCCATCAACGCAAGTATACCATTTGAATTTTCACTGTAG
- a CDS encoding OmpP1/FadL family transporter, whose amino-acid sequence MTGWLLLVLSAPPAFASVAEQFAICTRGISLGNAVTASPPGVFSIHYNPAGLIKLRGKELELGAMLPNFNVSQQWSKPDSYTAFFGQGDDPVAGSSSTSEGMVISLPLNGPVSNVSFAPYTGMGYHPVGKKWAVGVAMYAPMAVGMENPAGPATYGAQMMHLSRVVIGPGIAYQVNDTLALGASIGLGFSSMGIRMQMRAPNDMVALTGTLGELTADIDESLFLGLIPLPLFGGGMYAFDDMGAMHAERLEDNFSPGFNVGMLWEPKDWFSFGLCYQSEVKQELSGHFTLEYSQKFQNMMDWLVANDLIRIFTESLGLPTEGGLAYQSGRGSVEMIQPRHIQGGIMIRPFKRLKLTADLQWTQWSTMESNVFEFDYDLQVLKLAQLLGYQYGSRTIVFERHMIDTLHACFGLEFAATPWLDLRLGYEDRPTSVREEYRDAMMVLPDMKILSGGFGLKITRNATLDMGIGLIMAEDIEMDYDNGGISRNLNTRELTALIYNPYANLNYYQQTTGMFISMGLRYNW is encoded by the coding sequence ATGACGGGATGGCTTTTACTTGTTTTATCAGCCCCGCCGGCCTTTGCCTCCGTGGCCGAGCAATTCGCCATCTGCACCAGGGGCATTTCCTTGGGAAACGCAGTCACTGCCAGCCCTCCGGGAGTGTTTTCCATCCATTACAACCCGGCGGGCTTGATTAAGCTTCGGGGTAAAGAACTTGAGTTGGGCGCCATGCTTCCCAACTTTAATGTCTCACAGCAATGGAGCAAGCCTGACTCCTACACCGCTTTTTTCGGACAAGGCGACGACCCGGTGGCCGGAAGCAGCAGCACCTCGGAAGGCATGGTCATCAGCCTTCCCCTTAACGGGCCTGTGTCCAACGTCAGCTTCGCCCCCTACACCGGAATGGGCTATCACCCTGTAGGTAAAAAATGGGCGGTGGGGGTGGCCATGTATGCGCCCATGGCCGTCGGTATGGAAAACCCGGCCGGCCCCGCCACCTACGGCGCCCAAATGATGCATTTATCCCGGGTGGTCATCGGCCCGGGCATTGCGTACCAGGTCAATGACACGCTTGCTTTGGGCGCATCCATCGGCCTTGGGTTTTCTTCCATGGGGATCAGGATGCAAATGCGCGCCCCCAACGACATGGTGGCCCTGACAGGCACCCTGGGCGAGCTTACGGCAGACATAGATGAGTCCCTGTTTCTGGGCCTGATACCGCTTCCGCTTTTCGGCGGCGGCATGTACGCCTTTGACGATATGGGCGCCATGCACGCCGAACGCCTGGAAGACAACTTCTCCCCGGGTTTCAACGTAGGCATGCTATGGGAGCCTAAAGACTGGTTCTCGTTCGGCTTGTGCTATCAGAGCGAGGTCAAACAGGAGCTTTCCGGACATTTCACCCTGGAATACTCCCAAAAATTTCAAAACATGATGGACTGGCTGGTTGCCAACGATCTGATCCGCATCTTCACCGAGTCCCTGGGATTGCCCACGGAAGGCGGACTGGCTTATCAATCGGGTCGCGGTTCGGTGGAAATGATCCAGCCACGCCATATTCAGGGCGGCATCATGATCAGGCCTTTCAAAAGGCTCAAGCTCACCGCCGATCTCCAGTGGACCCAGTGGTCCACCATGGAAAGCAACGTCTTTGAATTCGACTACGACCTCCAGGTTTTAAAGCTGGCGCAGCTTTTGGGCTATCAGTACGGAAGCCGCACCATTGTGTTTGAACGCCACATGATAGACACCCTTCACGCCTGCTTCGGCCTGGAATTCGCAGCCACCCCGTGGCTGGATCTTCGCCTGGGTTACGAGGATCGCCCCACTTCCGTCAGGGAGGAATACAGGGACGCCATGATGGTCCTTCCCGACATGAAAATTCTGTCGGGAGGATTCGGCCTGAAAATCACCCGAAACGCCACTCTCGATATGGGCATAGGCCTTATTATGGCGGAAGACATTGAAATGGACTACGATAACGGGGGCATTAGCCGAAACCTGAACACCCGTGAATTGACCGCTTTGATTTATAACCCCTACGCGAACTTGAATTATTACCAGCAGACCACGGGTATGTTCATCTCCATGGGATTGCGCTACAACTGGTAA